Proteins found in one Pseudomonas mosselii genomic segment:
- the tagQ gene encoding type VI secretion system-associated lipoprotein TagQ, translating to MFTRKPLITASQARTALLLAAGFSTVLLSGCASSPVSKVGATTKVEYYPNCYEPVQHLRSTDGDMTRSVATGALLGAVGGALTGALVDKENRGRNAAIGAAGGALVGGAAGYYTERQKQISDDKQRIASYATDIDKSAADLDRTTAYAKSSQSCYQREFASLIQNRKAGRINDTEGRKRLAEIVAGLQESNNLLTTVNGRLGENLNNYTQAYEQDLKQVGVARTDVVAVAEPPKVATTGKKKDVKKVQPAKTNTKVPQEAVATEKTLQNANGKKAEAQQVAKAGTDQVNAMCRNPDMGDWAPVPCPNV from the coding sequence ATGTTCACCCGCAAACCCCTGATCACTGCATCCCAGGCCCGTACCGCGCTGCTGCTGGCAGCCGGTTTCAGCACCGTGCTGTTGAGCGGTTGCGCCAGCTCGCCCGTGTCCAAGGTCGGCGCCACGACCAAGGTCGAGTACTACCCCAACTGCTACGAGCCGGTGCAGCACCTGCGCTCCACCGACGGTGACATGACCCGCTCGGTCGCCACCGGCGCGCTGCTCGGCGCGGTCGGCGGCGCCCTGACCGGCGCCCTGGTCGACAAGGAAAACCGTGGCCGCAATGCCGCCATCGGTGCCGCCGGTGGCGCCCTGGTCGGCGGCGCGGCCGGCTACTACACCGAGCGTCAGAAGCAGATCAGCGACGACAAGCAGCGTATCGCCTCGTACGCCACCGATATCGACAAGAGCGCCGCCGACCTGGACCGCACCACCGCCTACGCCAAGTCGTCGCAGTCCTGCTACCAGCGCGAGTTCGCCAGCCTGATCCAGAACCGCAAGGCCGGCCGCATCAACGACACCGAAGGTCGCAAGCGCCTGGCCGAGATCGTTGCCGGCCTGCAGGAGTCGAACAACCTGCTGACCACCGTCAACGGCCGCCTGGGTGAGAACCTGAACAACTACACCCAGGCCTACGAGCAGGACCTCAAGCAGGTCGGCGTCGCGCGCACCGACGTGGTCGCCGTGGCCGAGCCGCCGAAAGTGGCGACCACCGGCAAGAAGAAGGACGTGAAGAAGGTCCAGCCGGCCAAGACCAACACCAAGGTGCCACAGGAAGCGGTGGCCACCGAGAAGACCCTGCAGAACGCCAACGGCAAGAAAGCCGAGGCCCAGCAGGTGGCCAAGGCCGGTACCGACCAGGTCAAC
- a CDS encoding formylglycine-generating enzyme family protein: protein MSDRRLGAAALILTALSLGACSPADGDDKAKPAVQSQAAADSKFDNPKPLPGDVSLPLPCGGELVLRSVYVLAQGSLDDREVNLGYPFSEGEAGYKQSFISGYRRDFINGQFSLQDLAPQWQKAVGPSLPKVEKGSPLTPMMYFIGKYEVTARQYAQVMAQAPSLAGGDAAPACEANNDAAGRLPKVKLSRFEAERFAAVYSAWLMKHHRDLLPVSGRGSKAEDGGTGFVRLPTEVEWEFAARGGSAVSRQELEGRLFPRKVEGADSEGPLADFAVFNQVAGGTGQAARLMPIGTKQPNPLGLFDVIGNAAEMVQESFQLVNAGRLQGAYGGFVVKGGNYLEGEGTLFTGMRREYPLFGADGTEQRNETTGFRVAIGALSAPRSRYQELFEQWQKEGRLAGLTDDIDAAQDPTKRLDSIIAAATDPRQQAELGLVNEELKRNVSLIARQREEAAGNLIQSAALVAETVNNYNIRLTNLQATQAKAEASGDQTSARMYGAAIANGRAALDGAVAIYIDNLASGTRYTDAVIQAQFQRVKEELNRKPVLGNSLVTRATLFVRHVGEYRQNRRADPATILKELLASAAPRP from the coding sequence ATGTCTGATCGCCGTCTCGGGGCTGCCGCCCTGATCCTCACCGCGCTGAGCCTGGGTGCCTGCTCCCCGGCCGATGGCGACGACAAGGCCAAGCCGGCCGTGCAGTCGCAGGCCGCGGCCGACAGCAAGTTCGACAACCCCAAGCCGTTGCCGGGCGATGTCAGCCTGCCGCTGCCCTGTGGCGGCGAACTGGTGCTGCGCAGCGTCTATGTGCTGGCCCAGGGCAGCCTCGACGACCGCGAGGTCAACCTCGGCTACCCGTTCAGCGAAGGCGAGGCCGGCTACAAACAGTCGTTCATCTCCGGTTACCGACGCGACTTCATCAACGGCCAGTTCAGCCTGCAGGACTTGGCGCCGCAGTGGCAGAAGGCGGTCGGCCCGAGCCTGCCAAAGGTCGAGAAAGGCAGCCCGCTCACGCCGATGATGTACTTCATCGGCAAGTACGAAGTGACCGCCCGCCAGTACGCCCAGGTGATGGCCCAGGCGCCGTCGCTGGCCGGCGGCGACGCGGCGCCGGCCTGCGAGGCGAACAACGACGCGGCGGGGCGCCTGCCCAAGGTCAAGCTGTCGCGCTTCGAGGCCGAACGTTTCGCCGCCGTCTACAGTGCTTGGCTGATGAAGCACCATCGCGACCTGCTGCCGGTCAGTGGCCGTGGCAGCAAGGCCGAGGACGGTGGCACCGGTTTCGTGCGCCTGCCCACCGAAGTCGAGTGGGAGTTCGCCGCCCGTGGTGGTTCGGCGGTCAGCCGCCAGGAACTGGAAGGACGGTTGTTCCCGCGCAAGGTCGAAGGCGCCGACAGTGAAGGACCGCTGGCCGACTTCGCGGTGTTCAACCAGGTCGCCGGCGGCACCGGGCAGGCGGCGCGGCTGATGCCGATCGGTACCAAGCAGCCCAACCCGCTGGGCTTGTTCGACGTGATCGGCAACGCCGCCGAGATGGTCCAGGAGTCGTTCCAGCTGGTCAACGCCGGGCGCCTGCAGGGCGCCTATGGTGGCTTCGTGGTCAAGGGCGGCAACTACCTCGAGGGCGAGGGCACCCTCTTCACTGGCATGCGCCGCGAGTATCCGCTGTTCGGCGCCGACGGCACCGAGCAGCGCAACGAGACCACCGGTTTTCGCGTAGCCATCGGTGCCCTGTCGGCCCCGCGCTCACGCTACCAGGAACTGTTCGAGCAGTGGCAGAAGGAAGGCCGGCTGGCCGGCCTGACCGACGACATCGACGCCGCCCAGGACCCGACCAAGCGCCTGGACAGCATCATCGCCGCCGCCACCGACCCGCGCCAGCAAGCCGAGCTCGGCCTGGTCAACGAAGAGCTCAAGCGCAACGTCTCGTTGATCGCCCGCCAGCGTGAAGAGGCCGCCGGCAACCTGATCCAGTCCGCCGCCCTGGTGGCCGAGACTGTCAACAACTACAACATCCGCCTGACCAACCTGCAGGCCACCCAGGCCAAGGCCGAGGCCTCGGGCGACCAGACCAGCGCGCGCATGTACGGCGCCGCCATCGCCAATGGCCGCGCCGCCCTCGACGGCGCCGTGGCGATCTACATCGACAACCTGGCCAGTGGCACGCGCTACACCGACGCGGTGATCCAGGCGCAGTTCCAGCGGGTCAAGGAAGAGCTCAATCGCAAGCCGGTCCTGGGCAACAGCCTGGTGACCCGCGCCACCCTGTTCGTCCGCCACGTCGGGGAGTACCGCCAGAACCGGCGGGCCGATCCGGCGACGATCCTCAAGGAGCTGCTGGCATCGGCCGCCCCGCGACCCTAA
- a CDS encoding FtsX-like permease family protein — MRPLLIAGLAWQDYRNDARLSACGVLALVAVIAPLLVLFGLKFGLVGSLTERLQRDPGVREIIPLGGGRFRAEFLDELAQRPGVAFAIPRTRQIAATAELLLPAHGRGLTVEMLPTAEGDPLLAQVAAPSGVQQVVLSFTAAEKLGARAGDELQASFSRQQAGQMQWRQTRLQVISVLPLAAFERDGLFASLQLLEAVEDYRDGRAVPALEWQGEAQGPLAQRVYPAFRLYARELADVEPLRQFFAERKLLVSTQAAQIAQVQSLSRNLDLVFWIIASLAVAGAVAAIAAGAVAAVERKQRELAVLRLLGFGTAALLLFVVLQALYSGLLAAAVAGLLYLLAEHGLNRLFMQVPGEFASHLLPMHYLVALCAVLLASTAAAALGGWRVARIEACQGIRDV, encoded by the coding sequence ATGCGCCCGCTGCTGATCGCCGGGCTGGCCTGGCAGGACTACCGCAACGATGCGCGGCTGTCGGCGTGTGGCGTGTTGGCGCTGGTGGCGGTCATCGCGCCGTTGCTGGTGCTGTTCGGCCTGAAGTTCGGCCTGGTCGGCAGCCTCACCGAGCGCCTGCAGCGCGACCCGGGCGTGCGCGAGATCATTCCCTTGGGCGGCGGGCGCTTTCGCGCCGAGTTCCTCGACGAACTGGCACAGCGTCCGGGAGTGGCCTTCGCCATCCCGCGCACCCGCCAGATCGCCGCCACCGCCGAACTGCTGTTGCCCGCCCACGGGCGTGGCCTGACGGTTGAAATGCTGCCTACCGCCGAGGGCGATCCCTTGCTGGCCCAGGTCGCTGCCCCATCGGGGGTGCAACAGGTGGTGCTGAGCTTTACCGCCGCGGAAAAGCTCGGTGCCAGGGCCGGGGACGAGCTGCAGGCCAGCTTCAGCCGCCAGCAGGCCGGGCAGATGCAATGGCGGCAGACGCGCCTTCAGGTCATCAGCGTGTTGCCCCTGGCCGCGTTCGAGCGCGATGGTCTTTTCGCGTCGTTGCAGTTGCTCGAAGCCGTCGAGGACTACCGCGATGGCCGCGCGGTGCCGGCACTGGAGTGGCAAGGCGAGGCGCAAGGCCCCCTGGCGCAGCGGGTATACCCGGCGTTTCGCCTGTATGCCCGCGAGCTGGCCGATGTCGAGCCACTGCGCCAGTTCTTCGCCGAGCGCAAGCTGCTGGTCTCGACCCAGGCCGCACAGATCGCCCAGGTGCAATCGCTCAGCCGCAACCTCGACCTGGTGTTCTGGATCATCGCCAGCCTGGCCGTGGCCGGCGCCGTGGCGGCCATCGCCGCGGGCGCGGTGGCGGCGGTGGAGCGCAAGCAGCGCGAGCTGGCGGTGCTGCGCCTGCTGGGCTTCGGCACCGCCGCGCTGCTGTTGTTCGTGGTGCTCCAGGCGCTCTACAGCGGCCTTCTGGCCGCCGCCGTGGCGGGACTGTTGTACCTGCTGGCCGAACACGGCCTGAACCGGCTTTTCATGCAAGTGCCCGGCGAGTTCGCCAGCCACCTGCTGCCCATGCACTACCTCGTTGCGTTGTGTGCCGTGCTGCTGGCCAGCACTGCCGCCGCCGCCCTGGGCGGCTGGCGGGTAGCGCGCATCGAGGCTTGCCAAGGAATACGTGATGTCTGA
- a CDS encoding ABC transporter ATP-binding protein has product MIRLDGVRKTRGQDAQRYSLQVDRLHLAVGERVALVGPSGCGKSTLLDLLALVLAPDAAQGFVLGGEDVAGLWRGRQLDRLASWRSRHLGYVLQAGGLLGFLDVRGNIRLPRQLLGLGDDGSVERLAEALDVHDQLGKKPAALSLGQRQRVSCARALAHAPTLLLADEPTAALDPVNAERVMQLLLREAEARQVTCVVATHDEALARQAGLTVLRMACRREADGGVTATLERAA; this is encoded by the coding sequence ATGATCCGCCTGGACGGGGTGCGCAAGACGCGCGGACAAGATGCCCAGCGCTACAGCCTTCAAGTCGACCGGCTGCACCTGGCCGTCGGCGAGCGGGTGGCGCTGGTCGGCCCCAGCGGCTGCGGCAAGAGCACCTTGCTCGACCTGCTGGCGCTGGTGCTGGCGCCGGATGCGGCGCAGGGCTTCGTCCTCGGTGGCGAGGATGTCGCCGGGCTGTGGCGCGGCCGTCAGCTCGACCGCCTGGCCAGCTGGCGCAGCCGTCACCTTGGCTACGTGCTGCAGGCGGGTGGGCTGCTGGGTTTTCTCGATGTGCGCGGCAACATCCGCCTGCCACGCCAGTTGCTGGGGCTTGGGGATGACGGCAGCGTCGAGCGTCTGGCCGAAGCGCTGGATGTGCACGACCAGCTGGGCAAGAAACCTGCCGCCCTGTCCCTCGGCCAGCGTCAGCGGGTCAGCTGCGCCCGCGCCCTGGCCCATGCCCCGACGCTGCTGCTGGCCGATGAACCGACCGCCGCGCTGGACCCGGTCAACGCCGAGCGGGTGATGCAACTGTTGCTGCGCGAGGCCGAGGCGCGCCAGGTGACCTGCGTGGTCGCCACTCACGACGAGGCCCTGGCCCGCCAGGCCGGGCTGACGGTGCTGCGCATGGCTTGCCGGCGCGAGGCCGACGGCGGCGTCACGGCAACGCTGGAGCGGGCCGCCTGA
- a CDS encoding serine/threonine-protein kinase, which translates to MDMQIPGFDIERELGQGAMASVYLATQRSLQRKVALKIMAASLAADPTFCERFLREGRTLARLAHPNIATIHDIGNVGELYYMAMEYLPSGTLKERIADGLTPGQGLAYVRQIAQALGYAHAEGLVHRDVKPANILFRADGTAVLSDFGIAKSLDDRTQFTQAGFAVGTPSYMSPEQARGMEIDGRADLYALGVVLYEILVGKLPYSGTDALSTALAHLTEPLPELPIEHGRYQDILRGLLAKDPNERFADATALLAALDRLTVQAPVEDNDSTLVRPLPIPPPATTPQPVSIDIPQALPVAEPVRQPEPKPAPAVKSGSNKPAKAVLAVAIAAALGLGGAFFWLLGGSDAPAPETPVAQTPADSVAPAEPKITPVAASDDGRPLLMPGKKTLFQRVLTKPDAQLVAQPGDASGEKLPAFSVLYVYQRKDVGGQAWVQVGAASDGQRDGWLPAAQTSDWKQSLVLKFTERSGRSPVMFMRQVDDVQHLLDDTAQARDSLLKAQNHPDQVPQVMALEPAASAVPQNQFYLMPIFDYRESFDAGGQPVQLLNIASIDPGASARDSAPKAAGVAAVGDNSFRTGIVLVVDTSVSMQPYIDRVRQVVSELQQQLAARGELDSVSFGLVGFRNNIKRTPGLEYLSKTLVSLEEGRDPARFLKAASQVKATSVSSHSFNEDAFAGVMQAVEGMDWSGYGGRLILLVSDAGALRKSDPFSGTQMNEAEVRQAALSKQIKIYALHLRTPAGVKNHGAAESQYRVLTADSNPQIGDLYVGVPGGEVGVFGERVREIGSTFAELVHQVRNQQPQPVPLLTSASGLAAKSQAIGYAMHMDFLGRHGASQAPQLVSAWTADRDLTNPTLPTLQVCVMLTKLQLNDLQQSLKLIVDAARKTRSSPGDFFNEIASASAYMSRDPGALRKGANLAQGGVLGEYLDGLPYRSKSLSMTQDLWLSLSVAEQEDFIDELDSKIRLYETFHNDMANWVRFGNAEPGDALYRVPLSTLP; encoded by the coding sequence ATGGACATGCAGATCCCCGGATTCGATATCGAGCGCGAGCTTGGCCAAGGCGCCATGGCCAGCGTGTACCTCGCCACCCAGCGTTCCCTGCAGCGCAAGGTGGCGCTGAAGATCATGGCGGCGAGCCTGGCCGCCGACCCGACCTTCTGCGAGCGCTTCCTGCGTGAAGGGCGCACCCTGGCGCGGCTGGCGCACCCGAACATCGCCACCATCCACGACATCGGCAATGTCGGCGAGCTGTACTACATGGCCATGGAGTACCTGCCCAGCGGCACGCTCAAGGAGCGCATCGCCGATGGGCTGACGCCCGGGCAGGGCCTCGCCTACGTGCGCCAGATCGCCCAGGCGCTGGGTTATGCCCATGCCGAGGGCCTGGTGCACCGCGACGTCAAGCCGGCCAACATCCTGTTCCGCGCCGACGGCACCGCGGTGCTGTCGGACTTCGGCATCGCCAAGTCGCTGGATGACCGCACCCAGTTCACCCAGGCTGGCTTCGCCGTCGGCACGCCGAGCTACATGAGCCCGGAGCAGGCGCGCGGCATGGAGATCGACGGCCGCGCCGACCTGTATGCGCTGGGCGTGGTGCTCTACGAGATCCTGGTCGGCAAGCTGCCTTATAGCGGCACCGACGCGCTGTCCACGGCGTTGGCGCACCTGACCGAGCCGCTGCCTGAGTTGCCCATCGAGCACGGCCGCTACCAGGACATCCTGCGTGGCCTGCTGGCCAAGGACCCCAATGAGCGTTTCGCCGATGCGACGGCGTTGCTGGCCGCGCTGGACCGCCTGACGGTCCAGGCGCCGGTCGAGGACAACGACAGCACATTGGTGCGCCCGCTGCCGATCCCGCCGCCGGCCACCACCCCGCAACCGGTGTCCATCGACATTCCGCAAGCCCTTCCTGTGGCCGAGCCTGTACGGCAGCCCGAACCCAAGCCTGCTCCCGCCGTGAAGTCCGGATCGAACAAACCGGCCAAGGCCGTGCTGGCGGTGGCGATCGCGGCGGCGCTGGGATTGGGTGGCGCGTTCTTCTGGCTGCTCGGCGGCAGTGACGCGCCCGCGCCAGAAACACCGGTGGCGCAGACGCCCGCCGACAGCGTGGCTCCCGCCGAACCCAAGATCACGCCTGTCGCCGCCTCGGACGATGGCCGCCCATTGCTGATGCCCGGTAAGAAGACCCTGTTCCAGCGTGTGCTGACCAAGCCCGATGCCCAGCTGGTGGCCCAGCCCGGCGATGCCTCGGGCGAGAAACTGCCGGCCTTCTCCGTGCTCTACGTCTACCAGCGCAAGGATGTCGGCGGCCAGGCCTGGGTCCAGGTCGGCGCCGCCAGCGACGGCCAGCGCGATGGCTGGCTGCCGGCCGCGCAGACCAGCGACTGGAAACAGAGCCTGGTGCTCAAGTTCACCGAGCGCTCGGGCCGTTCGCCGGTGATGTTCATGCGTCAGGTGGACGATGTGCAGCACCTGCTCGACGACACCGCCCAGGCCCGCGACAGCCTGCTCAAGGCGCAGAACCACCCCGACCAGGTGCCGCAGGTGATGGCCCTGGAGCCGGCGGCCAGCGCCGTGCCGCAGAACCAGTTCTACCTGATGCCGATCTTCGACTACCGCGAAAGCTTCGACGCCGGCGGCCAGCCGGTGCAGTTGCTCAACATCGCCTCCATCGACCCCGGCGCCAGTGCCCGCGACAGCGCGCCCAAGGCGGCCGGCGTGGCGGCGGTCGGTGACAACAGCTTCCGTACCGGCATCGTCCTGGTGGTGGACACCTCGGTGTCCATGCAGCCCTATATCGACCGCGTACGCCAGGTGGTCAGCGAGCTGCAGCAGCAACTGGCGGCCCGGGGCGAGCTGGACAGCGTCAGCTTCGGCCTGGTGGGTTTCCGCAACAACATCAAGCGCACCCCGGGCCTCGAGTACCTGAGCAAGACGCTGGTCAGCCTGGAAGAGGGCCGGGATCCGGCGCGCTTCCTCAAGGCCGCCTCGCAGGTCAAGGCCACCAGCGTTTCCAGCCATTCGTTCAACGAAGATGCCTTCGCCGGGGTGATGCAGGCCGTCGAGGGCATGGACTGGTCCGGCTACGGCGGGCGCCTCATCCTGCTGGTCAGCGATGCCGGCGCACTGCGCAAGAGCGACCCGTTCAGCGGCACCCAGATGAACGAGGCCGAGGTGCGCCAGGCCGCGCTGAGCAAGCAGATCAAGATCTACGCCCTGCACCTGCGCACCCCGGCCGGGGTAAAGAACCACGGCGCGGCCGAAAGCCAGTACCGCGTGCTCACCGCCGACAGCAACCCGCAGATTGGCGACCTCTACGTCGGCGTGCCGGGGGGCGAGGTCGGCGTGTTCGGCGAGCGCGTGCGCGAGATTGGCTCGACCTTCGCCGAGCTGGTGCACCAAGTGCGCAACCAGCAACCACAGCCGGTGCCGCTGCTGACCTCGGCCTCGGGGCTGGCCGCCAAGTCCCAGGCCATCGGCTATGCCATGCACATGGACTTCCTCGGCCGCCATGGCGCGAGCCAGGCGCCGCAGCTGGTCAGTGCCTGGACCGCCGACCGCGACCTGACCAACCCGACGCTGCCCACCCTGCAGGTGTGCGTGATGCTCACCAAGCTGCAACTCAACGACTTGCAGCAGTCGCTCAAGCTGATCGTCGATGCCGCGCGCAAGACCCGCAGCTCGCCGGGCGACTTCTTCAACGAGATCGCCAGCGCCAGCGCCTATATGAGCCGCGACCCTGGCGCCCTGCGCAAGGGCGCCAACCTGGCCCAGGGCGGGGTGCTCGGCGAGTACCTCGATGGCCTGCCGTACCGCAGCAAATCCCTGAGCATGACCCAGGACTTGTGGCTGTCGCTGTCGGTGGCCGAGCAGGAGGACTTCATCGACGAGCTGGACTCGAAGATCCGCCTTTACGAGACCTTCCACAACGACATGGCCAACTGGGTGCGCTTCGGCAACGCCGAGCCGGGTGACGCCCTGTACCGTGTCCCGCTGTCGACGCTGCCGTGA
- a CDS encoding PP2C family protein-serine/threonine phosphatase, whose translation MTDLQYTAASYSHVGMVRKINEDACLELTWAGLWAVADGMGGHAAGDYVSSLAMDSLRSLPRLDSLDDFSGEVRDGLAWVNGMVREETVRRGVAMMGSTVVVLAARGDQAIGLWAGDSRLYRLRDGRIERLSHDHSYVQELQDSGLLSEAEARVHPRGNIVTRAIGVEDDLDLQAVALQVRPGDTYLLCSDGLNKTAEDHEIAEVLGHADPYEVVRSLVHLGLTRGAPDNITAVVVKVN comes from the coding sequence ATGACCGACCTGCAGTACACCGCGGCCAGCTACAGCCATGTCGGCATGGTGCGCAAGATCAACGAGGATGCCTGCCTGGAGTTGACCTGGGCAGGCCTGTGGGCAGTGGCCGACGGCATGGGCGGCCATGCGGCGGGCGACTATGTCAGCAGCCTGGCCATGGACAGCCTGCGCAGCCTGCCGAGGCTCGACTCGCTCGACGACTTCAGCGGCGAGGTGCGCGACGGCCTGGCCTGGGTCAACGGCATGGTGCGCGAGGAAACCGTGCGCCGTGGCGTGGCGATGATGGGCAGCACCGTGGTGGTGCTGGCGGCGCGTGGCGACCAGGCTATCGGCCTGTGGGCCGGCGACAGTCGTCTGTACCGCTTGCGCGATGGCCGCATCGAGCGCCTCAGCCACGACCACAGCTACGTCCAGGAGCTGCAGGACAGCGGCCTGCTCAGCGAGGCCGAGGCGCGGGTGCATCCGCGCGGCAACATCGTCACCCGCGCCATCGGCGTCGAGGATGACCTCGACCTGCAGGCCGTGGCCCTGCAGGTGCGGCCTGGCGACACCTACCTGCTGTGCAGCGATGGCCTGAACAAGACCGCCGAGGACCACGAGATCGCCGAGGTGCTCGGCCACGCCGACCCCTACGAGGTGGTCCGCAGCCTGGTGCACCTGGGGCTGACCCGGGGCGCGCCGGACAACATCACCGCAGTGGTCGTCAAGGTGAACTGA
- the tagF gene encoding type VI secretion system-associated protein TagF produces MNDVGFYGKLASRGDFVSRGLPNSFIQPWDQWLAAGMQASQQALAERWLEAYLVSPLWRFALAPGLCGPEAVIGVLMPSIDRVGRYFPLTVAQVLEPGQPLAPVVAGAEEWFEAVEEALLATLEPSAAFEEFEAVLQPFRDARPLLQGPQVTVGGLQRLDATTPQGRALALAECACEGMSLWWGRGSERIAPGLMRCAGLPRSEDFAGFLLGSEARSE; encoded by the coding sequence GTGAACGACGTGGGTTTCTACGGAAAACTGGCCAGCCGAGGCGACTTCGTCAGCCGCGGCCTTCCAAACAGCTTCATCCAGCCCTGGGACCAGTGGCTGGCGGCGGGGATGCAGGCCAGCCAGCAGGCGCTGGCCGAGCGATGGCTCGAGGCCTACCTGGTCAGCCCCTTGTGGCGATTCGCCCTGGCGCCGGGGCTGTGCGGGCCCGAGGCGGTCATCGGCGTGCTGATGCCAAGCATCGACCGGGTCGGGCGGTATTTTCCGCTGACCGTGGCCCAGGTGCTGGAGCCGGGGCAGCCATTGGCGCCTGTGGTGGCCGGGGCCGAGGAGTGGTTCGAGGCGGTCGAGGAGGCATTGCTGGCGACGCTTGAACCGAGTGCTGCCTTTGAAGAGTTCGAGGCTGTTTTGCAGCCTTTTCGCGACGCGAGGCCGCTCCTACAGGGACCTCAAGTGACTGTCGGTGGGTTGCAGCGCTTGGATGCGACCACGCCGCAGGGGCGCGCACTGGCCTTGGCCGAATGCGCCTGCGAGGGCATGAGCCTGTGGTGGGGCAGGGGTTCCGAACGTATCGCCCCGGGTCTGATGCGCTGCGCGGGCCTGCCGCGCAGCGAGGACTTCGCCGGGTTTCTCTTGGGTAGCGAGGCGCGCAGCGAATGA